The Pseudomonadota bacterium genome has a window encoding:
- the mshD gene encoding mycothiol synthase, translating to MRPAAARCGRTPPRSIRRPRSGSASPTTSCARSIPTKTGRWPAATCRWWGGATASTRPTCSRGCEAASPRPRDVWSETSTLPSDEREAVLSYLDVLERDLGREPIDGSFRRAIAHGGEGHHWRLDVFDRSAEARRDPPGSAAVTRTAKGYAYATVSDVPTVEMAGGGFDPGLLTALLGRHAAVKWWLRGDAPFSDGGEVLRTLLYMTVDLPVLVKPLPDGFTVRAFRPGRDEAAWIEQNNRAFATHPDQGGWTHEHLAERMREPWFDPTGFLLIEHAGRLAASCWTREHRRAGGERLGEIHVISVDPDEQGRGLGAVAVTLGLDHLWRAGITKAMLYVDGASTAAVALYRRLGFETARCDRLVCFTRPASGEETA from the coding sequence TTGAGGCCCGCAGCGGCGCGCTGCGGGCGCACGCCACCCAGATCGATCCGGCGGCCCCGTTCTGGTTCGGCCTCTCCGACGACGAGCTGCGCGAGGTCTATCCCTACGAAGACTGGGCGCTGGCCCGCAGCCACGTGCCGATGGTGGGGGGGGGCGACGGCGAGCACGAGACCGACCTGTTCGCGGGGCTGCGAAGCGGCGTCGCCACGCCCTCGTGATGTCTGGAGCGAGACGTCGACGCTCCCGTCAGATGAGCGCGAGGCCGTGCTGTCGTACCTCGATGTCCTCGAGCGCGATCTCGGGCGCGAGCCCATCGACGGATCGTTTCGTCGAGCCATCGCCCACGGGGGCGAGGGCCATCACTGGCGGCTCGATGTGTTTGACAGGTCCGCGGAGGCGCGACGAGACCCGCCGGGCTCGGCGGCGGTGACCCGCACGGCGAAGGGGTATGCCTACGCCACGGTGAGCGATGTGCCCACGGTCGAGATGGCCGGCGGCGGGTTCGATCCGGGTCTCCTGACGGCGCTTCTGGGCCGTCATGCCGCCGTCAAGTGGTGGCTGCGCGGCGATGCCCCTTTCAGTGACGGCGGTGAGGTGCTGCGCACCTTGCTCTACATGACGGTCGATCTGCCCGTTCTGGTGAAGCCTCTGCCCGATGGGTTCACGGTTCGTGCGTTCCGCCCCGGTCGTGACGAGGCCGCCTGGATTGAGCAGAACAATCGCGCCTTTGCAACGCATCCGGACCAGGGCGGCTGGACGCACGAGCACCTTGCTGAGCGCATGCGCGAGCCATGGTTCGACCCGACGGGCTTTCTGCTCATCGAGCACGCAGGTCGCCTGGCCGCGTCGTGCTGGACGCGGGAGCACCGCCGCGCAGGTGGCGAGCGGCTGGGCGAGATCCATGTCATCTCGGTCGACCCCGACGAGCAAGGCCGCGGACTGGGGGCGGTGGCGGTGACCCTCGGGCTCGATCACCTCTGGCGCGCGGGCATCACGAAGGCGATGCTGTACGTCGACGGGGCAAGCACCGCGGCGGTGGCCCTGTATCGGCGTCTGGGCTTCGAGACAGCGCGATGTGATCGGCTCGTTTGCTTCACGCGTCCGGCGAGCGGGGAGGAGACGGCATGA
- a CDS encoding cysteine--tRNA ligase: MQLYDTSRRAVVAFTPGRDVSMYVCGITPYDATHIGHAFTFLAYDVLARRLVDRGHAVRMVRNVTDVDDPLFAKARDLAVDWRDLADREEARFEADVAALGLRDVEARPHVSSSMADIAAYVQRLIEAGVAYRSGGSVYADVARFSRFGEVSHLDGDAMLALARERGGNVDDVNKRNPLDFVLWQPSAPDEPTHDAPWGAGRPGWHIGCNTFILRELGPTIDLHGGGADLIFPHHECERAISESVNAGLFVRHWMHVAMVWKDGHKMSKSLGNLVFVDALRERHDARAIRLALLAHHYRAEWSWTDDVMPAAEIRLQAWQAASRASASAGAAASERALLVEVRVALDHDLDTPRALRAIDAAAAQGVVVAAAAGLLGVTLS, from the coding sequence ATGCAGCTCTACGACACGTCGCGCCGCGCCGTGGTGGCGTTCACTCCCGGCCGCGACGTGAGCATGTACGTGTGCGGCATCACGCCCTACGACGCGACCCACATCGGCCACGCCTTCACCTTTCTGGCCTACGACGTGCTGGCGCGTCGGCTCGTCGATCGCGGGCACGCGGTGCGCATGGTGCGCAACGTCACCGATGTCGATGATCCCCTGTTCGCGAAGGCGAGAGACCTCGCTGTCGACTGGCGCGACCTCGCTGACCGCGAAGAGGCCCGCTTCGAAGCCGACGTGGCTGCCTTGGGGCTGCGTGACGTGGAGGCCCGTCCCCACGTCTCATCGTCGATGGCCGACATTGCGGCCTACGTGCAGCGCCTCATCGAAGCGGGGGTGGCCTACCGGAGCGGGGGTTCGGTGTACGCCGACGTCGCGCGGTTCTCTCGCTTCGGGGAGGTGTCGCACCTCGATGGCGATGCCATGCTGGCGCTGGCGCGCGAGCGGGGCGGCAACGTCGATGACGTGAACAAGCGAAACCCCCTCGACTTCGTGCTGTGGCAGCCGTCGGCGCCCGATGAGCCCACGCATGACGCGCCGTGGGGCGCCGGACGGCCGGGCTGGCACATCGGCTGCAACACCTTCATCCTGCGCGAGCTCGGCCCCACCATCGATCTGCACGGGGGCGGGGCCGACCTGATCTTCCCGCACCACGAGTGCGAGCGCGCCATCTCCGAATCGGTGAATGCGGGTCTGTTCGTCCGGCACTGGATGCACGTCGCCATGGTCTGGAAGGACGGCCACAAGATGTCGAAGAGCCTGGGCAACCTTGTCTTCGTCGACGCCCTGCGCGAGCGCCACGATGCACGGGCCATCCGCCTGGCGCTGCTGGCCCACCACTACCGTGCCGAGTGGTCGTGGACCGATGACGTGATGCCTGCCGCCGAGATTCGGCTGCAGGCGTGGCAGGCGGCTTCCCGGGCGTCGGCGTCGGCGGGTGCGGCGGCCAGCGAGCGTGCTCTGCTCGTCGAGGTTCGCGTGGCCCTCGACCACGATCTCGACACCCCTCGGGCGCTTCGGGCCATCGATGCGGCGGCGGCCCAGGGTGTCGTCGTGGCAGCGGCCGCGGGCCTGCTGGGGGTCACGCTTTCCTAG
- a CDS encoding mycothiol conjugate amidase Mca, translating into MNGGLCLLTVHAHPDDEASKGAPTCAMYASQGVRTVLVCCTGGEEGDIGNPALLAPGQPFHGLDETQTRSLLIETRPRELAASAAIIGFSRVAMLGYRDSGMAGSPANEHPDCFHRAALDEAAGRLVRLIREERPQVMITYSDDQRGYPHPDHLKVHDVSLLAFERAGDAAWYPEAGDPWQPLKLYYSIWARRRLEAVHDALLRLRGSSPFDERWLERMNQDHRVTTRLHVGDWLEARSGALRAHATQIDPAAPFWFGLSDDELREVYPYEDWALARSHVPMVGGGDGEHETDLFAGLRSGVATPS; encoded by the coding sequence CTGAACGGTGGCCTGTGCCTGCTCACCGTGCACGCCCATCCGGATGACGAGGCCTCGAAAGGGGCGCCCACCTGCGCCATGTACGCGTCGCAGGGGGTGCGCACCGTGCTGGTCTGCTGCACCGGTGGCGAGGAGGGAGACATCGGCAACCCTGCGCTGCTTGCGCCCGGGCAGCCCTTTCACGGTCTCGATGAGACGCAGACCCGCAGCCTGCTCATCGAGACGCGCCCCCGCGAGCTCGCGGCCTCGGCGGCCATCATCGGGTTCTCGCGGGTGGCGATGCTCGGCTATCGCGACTCCGGGATGGCCGGTTCGCCCGCCAACGAGCACCCCGACTGCTTCCATCGCGCCGCCCTCGACGAGGCGGCTGGCCGCCTGGTGCGGCTCATCCGCGAGGAGCGCCCGCAGGTGATGATCACCTACAGCGACGACCAGCGTGGCTATCCCCACCCGGACCATCTCAAGGTGCACGACGTGAGCCTGCTGGCCTTCGAGCGAGCCGGTGATGCGGCGTGGTATCCGGAAGCGGGAGACCCCTGGCAGCCGCTCAAGCTCTACTACTCGATCTGGGCGCGCCGCCGCCTCGAGGCGGTGCACGATGCCCTGCTGCGGCTGCGCGGCAGCTCGCCGTTCGACGAGCGCTGGCTCGAGCGCATGAATCAAGATCATCGCGTCACCACCCGCCTGCACGTCGGCGACTGGCTTGAGGCCCGCAGCGGCGCGCTGCGGGCGCACGCCACCCAGATCGATCCGGCGGCCCCGTTCTGGTTCGGCCTCTCCGACGACGAGCTGCGCGAGGTCTATCCCTACGAAGACTGGGCGCTGGCCCGCAGCCACGTGCCGATGGTGGGGGGGGGCGACGGCGAGCACGAGACCGACCTGTTCGCGGGGCTGCGAAGCGGCGTCGCCACGCCCTCGTGA